From the Phycisphaerae bacterium genome, one window contains:
- a CDS encoding ATP-binding cassette domain-containing protein, whose protein sequence is MRLVRIDSITILGGCTKVGEKEPVERVTLNMGDVVSIVGPTGCGKTTLINDIELFANRNTPSRRSVLINGSLPPEEIAWDPSKNPIALISQHTNFLSDLPVDRFLRTHAAIRGVEHPEAVVQETVDFANQLTGEPLILSNPMTELSGGQTRALLIADAVIIGNAPIILLDEIENAGIHRTKALELLRAYRKVFIFVTHDPRIALLSDYRIVMRQGGMRKVILTAEEERLVAEEIKTLDDLLLYLRHKIREGEQLTASVVGERLQAMGYRPAA, encoded by the coding sequence ATGAGACTCGTGCGAATCGACAGCATCACGATTCTGGGCGGGTGCACCAAGGTCGGCGAGAAAGAGCCGGTCGAACGAGTGACCCTCAATATGGGTGACGTGGTGAGCATCGTCGGGCCGACCGGATGCGGCAAGACCACGCTGATCAACGATATTGAGCTGTTCGCCAACCGCAACACCCCGTCCCGGCGAAGCGTCCTGATCAACGGATCGCTGCCGCCGGAGGAGATCGCCTGGGACCCCTCCAAGAACCCGATCGCGTTGATCTCCCAGCACACCAACTTCCTCTCCGACCTTCCGGTCGACAGGTTCCTCAGGACCCACGCCGCCATCCGGGGTGTGGAGCATCCGGAGGCCGTGGTACAAGAGACGGTCGATTTCGCCAACCAGCTCACCGGGGAACCGTTGATCCTCAGCAACCCGATGACCGAGCTGTCCGGCGGCCAGACCCGGGCCCTGCTGATCGCAGACGCGGTCATCATCGGCAACGCTCCGATCATCCTGCTGGACGAAATCGAGAACGCCGGCATTCACCGCACCAAGGCCCTGGAGCTGCTGCGGGCCTACCGCAAGGTCTTCATCTTCGTCACCCACGACCCGCGGATCGCCTTGCTCTCCGACTACCGCATCGTGATGCGTCAGGGCGGCATGCGCAAGGTCATCCTTACCGCCGAAGAAGAGCGTCTGGTCGCTGAGGAAATCAAGACCCTGGACGATCTGCTCCTCTACCTGCGTCACAAGATCCGCGAAGGCGAGCAACTGACCGCTAGCGTTGTCGGCGAGAGGCTGCAGGCCATGGGCTACCGGCCAGCCGCATGA